From Deltaproteobacteria bacterium, a single genomic window includes:
- a CDS encoding DUF3891 family protein — MMVMPYGDDRLILILQVDHSKVTGWFAAHWGNDNFARPSPYAAMVLAAQEHDTGWWDWEIKPQLNAEGLPPDYIGSIKHLGGKVWLDFYRHGIERLAEQDSYAGYIVSLHSDGLLTQGRGLLPYMPDYKVYPEVLEFLAEQEKYRAELMEQLKVSPEYRDHLSDEQLWTNFKLMEVYDQMGQFVCNRYPFNNTERKNGPSNTMSNVPTPTKPGKEDTILTFNIKDESRAVVTPYPFDIDPLPVSFQARVMPKRPYGNQSEFLGEYYRAEKITINYSLYSH; from the coding sequence ATGATGGTCATGCCCTACGGCGACGATCGCCTCATATTGATCCTGCAAGTCGATCATTCCAAAGTCACCGGCTGGTTCGCGGCCCATTGGGGCAACGACAACTTCGCTCGGCCATCGCCCTACGCTGCGATGGTCCTGGCAGCACAAGAGCATGACACCGGCTGGTGGGATTGGGAGATCAAGCCACAGCTCAATGCCGAAGGCTTGCCGCCCGATTACATCGGCAGCATCAAACACCTAGGCGGCAAAGTCTGGCTCGATTTCTATCGCCACGGCATCGAGCGCCTGGCCGAGCAAGACAGCTACGCCGGCTATATTGTTTCGCTTCATTCCGATGGCCTGCTCACTCAGGGACGCGGCCTCTTGCCGTACATGCCGGATTACAAAGTCTATCCCGAGGTTTTGGAGTTTCTCGCCGAGCAGGAAAAGTATCGCGCTGAACTCATGGAACAACTAAAAGTCTCGCCAGAGTATCGCGACCATCTCTCCGATGAACAGCTCTGGACCAATTTCAAATTGATGGAAGTCTACGACCAGATGGGCCAGTTTGTCTGCAACCGCTATCCGTTCAACAACACCGAGCGCAAAAATGGCCCAAGCAACACCATGAGCAACGTGCCGACGCCGACGAAGCCCGGGAAAGAAGACACGATTCTGACTTTCAACATTAAGGACGAGAGCCGCGCCGTGGTCACCCCCTACCCTTTCGATATCGACCCGCTGCCGGTGTCGTTCCAAGCGCGGGTTATGCCGAAGCGTCCCTATGGCAATCAAAGCGAGTTTCTCGGCGAGTACTACCGCGCCGAAAAGATCACGATCAACTATTCGCTGTACTCGCATTAA
- a CDS encoding ABC transporter substrate-binding protein: MHHRYQSTPTRMMILAAFVAALATPKVGFAQAKPLTKVRLATSTAGLDFAPIWIAQRKGFFKEEGLDFEHILTTGGAVTMAALMNGEVQFVSTAASDVLVARARGDRLQAVGIFPASLEWHIATNNKWIESRGLNKAQVAKMTVAQKVQALKGTTIGAATVGGAPAQVARYLLRQNNLKPDADVRFAAVGAGASRVNALKNGQVDMIIGGIPDTEQPELEGWGVTFIRLGHEIEIFKDYPHESVHGIDSYIRANTDTTRALVRAIARGNNLIIDNPAESDELLVKQFPKVSPTVLKTVMARSRPTFRRNLRMTKSGWDNMHKVMAAVGLLKSELNLNEGEIWTNQYLPQ, from the coding sequence GTGCACCATCGTTATCAGTCAACCCCAACTCGGATGATGATCCTCGCGGCATTCGTCGCTGCGCTGGCCACGCCTAAAGTCGGCTTCGCTCAAGCCAAGCCTCTTACGAAAGTGCGGCTAGCCACCTCCACAGCCGGCCTCGACTTCGCGCCGATCTGGATCGCCCAGCGCAAAGGCTTTTTTAAAGAAGAAGGCCTCGACTTCGAGCATATTTTGACCACCGGCGGCGCCGTCACCATGGCGGCGCTGATGAACGGCGAAGTTCAGTTCGTTTCCACCGCGGCCTCCGACGTCCTGGTCGCCCGCGCGCGCGGCGACCGTTTGCAAGCGGTCGGCATTTTTCCGGCATCGCTGGAATGGCATATCGCCACCAACAACAAATGGATCGAGAGCCGCGGCCTGAACAAAGCACAGGTGGCAAAGATGACCGTGGCGCAAAAGGTCCAAGCGCTCAAAGGCACGACGATTGGCGCCGCCACCGTCGGCGGCGCACCGGCACAGGTGGCTCGCTATCTTTTGCGCCAGAACAACTTGAAACCCGACGCCGACGTGCGCTTCGCCGCCGTCGGCGCCGGCGCCTCACGCGTCAACGCGCTGAAAAACGGCCAGGTCGATATGATCATCGGCGGCATTCCCGATACCGAGCAGCCCGAGCTGGAAGGTTGGGGCGTGACGTTCATACGCTTGGGCCACGAGATCGAAATCTTCAAAGATTACCCGCATGAATCGGTGCACGGCATCGACAGCTACATTCGCGCGAATACCGATACCACGCGCGCGTTGGTGCGCGCCATCGCCCGCGGCAACAACCTGATCATCGACAACCCGGCGGAATCCGACGAGTTGCTAGTCAAGCAATTTCCCAAAGTCAGCCCCACCGTGCTAAAAACCGTTATGGCGCGCAGCCGGCCGACGTTTCGGCGCAACCTGCGCATGACCAAGTCGGGCTGGGATAACATGCACAAAGTGATGGCGGCCGTGGGCTTGCTCAAGTCCGAGCTGAATTTGAACGAAGGCGAAATCTGGACCAACCAATACTTGCCGCAATAG
- a CDS encoding ABC transporter permease — protein MDLKTAAPQAQTSASESAEDQQSRDTQLNGTRAFLIALPGLVTAICWEFAARQWPDVARLVSQPTEITRGVFDVIVTGTIWQHFQTTLTEMAVGYVIGAITGVALGFLFGRVKLLGDIFNPYITLFNGIPKVALAPVFVIWFGIGIVSKIAIILTMVFFVVFINTFAGLRSVNEEYVNIVRLMGASHWQVVREVFLPGTLPFIMVGLRAGIPFSVIGAVVGEFIAATKGLGYFINYHQGTYDTNGIFVGVTILAILVVVLDWLLSLVERRLLKWRPEVEAKSVGA, from the coding sequence ATGGATCTAAAGACCGCCGCGCCCCAGGCGCAAACCAGCGCCAGTGAATCCGCCGAGGATCAACAATCAAGAGACACCCAGCTCAACGGCACTCGGGCGTTTCTGATTGCGCTGCCAGGTCTGGTCACGGCGATTTGCTGGGAGTTTGCCGCCAGACAATGGCCGGATGTGGCACGGCTCGTCAGTCAGCCAACTGAAATCACCCGCGGCGTGTTCGACGTCATCGTCACCGGCACCATCTGGCAACACTTTCAGACGACTTTGACGGAGATGGCGGTGGGCTATGTCATCGGTGCGATCACGGGCGTCGCCCTGGGCTTTCTCTTTGGCCGGGTGAAACTGCTCGGCGATATTTTCAACCCCTACATCACGCTGTTCAACGGCATTCCCAAAGTCGCCCTGGCGCCGGTGTTCGTCATTTGGTTCGGCATCGGCATCGTGTCGAAGATCGCGATCATTCTGACCATGGTATTCTTCGTGGTCTTCATCAACACCTTTGCCGGGCTGCGCTCAGTCAACGAAGAGTACGTCAACATCGTCCGCCTGATGGGCGCGAGCCATTGGCAAGTCGTGCGCGAAGTATTTTTGCCGGGCACGCTGCCGTTTATCATGGTCGGCCTGCGCGCCGGCATTCCGTTTTCGGTGATCGGCGCCGTCGTCGGCGAATTCATCGCGGCGACCAAGGGACTCGGCTATTTCATCAACTACCATCAGGGCACCTACGACACCAATGGCATTTTTGTCGGCGTGACGATTTTGGCAATTCTCGTGGTCGTCCTCGATTGGCTGCTGTCGTTGGTCGAGCGGCGCTTACTCAAGTGGCGTCCGGAAGTGGAAGCGAAAAGCGTCGGCGCCTAG